GTTGTCAAAAATGGTGAGCCTAGAAGAGTtagtaagaaataaaaaaaaaaggaaattataATGTTAATTAAGCTCTGAAATGAGCGAATGaaatcaaattttcaatttgttGTTGAAAGTTTGTTATGATGAAATTATTCATCTTTGAGATGTAAAATATAGTGCATGATTTTAATTTACACATTTTCAAATTAACCACATTAGATTAGTTTGGTTGTTATTAtatgttttttaattattaacttaAACAATAAAGTTATCTAATAGTTAGAAGGTATATGGGAGAAAGTTTGATGGCTAATATTCTCTTGTATGTGTTTACCTTCATATTCATAGAAATTATatatgttataataatatgagACCACGCAATATTAGATTctattatatttgaatatacaAATCATACTATGCTATTTATACAAATTTCACTTTTTTATATACTAAAACAAAATGACAAATTCACCTACAATGCACGTGTTACTAACTAGTataaaaataggactattcaaGTTTAGGTGTTCATCGATACTCTTCCATCGCTAGGACTCGACTCTTCAAATTTAATTgtttgttaattattttttgtGTAGTGGTTACACATCTCGAATGGGTACATTCATTCATGTATTGGACGCTATCCATTTAAAAGGTGGCTTGTTGAGAGACATCAAGACAACAAAGATGATCtttcatatatgtatatatcaaCTATTAAGTTGAATAAGTACAATTTATGTCAACAAAACATCACTACTCGAGTGTGGATGgtattatatttgtttttttaagatATTCAAAAGCAAAACTCAGTCCAGACTAACAGACTTCCTATAAATAAATGCGAGAAGTCAACAAGGGATATCATCACCCTAGAAACATAAAACATCATCTATCAAGAAAGAGGAAAACTCCCAAAAACtcaataaaaaatacaaaacctAGGACCAAGTCAATCCCAGCCAACGAGTGCACTACCAAATTACAACTCCTAGGACAAGACAAACAAGAAACATCCTGGAGGTGTCCCGCCAACTTCAGAGCCCACGAAGACACACCTTTAATCTTAGTAAGGTCACTATATATAACAAAGAAGCAACCATCTCACTCAAGTCTGACTTAATAAGTAAATGAGCAATTAAGGCATCGAATTTAGACAGTAGAGAATTTAGACCTGCTTTAATCGCTTTAATCTTGAGAACCTTGATCTTCCATGTCATTCGCCATCTTTTGAAACTCACATCAATCAAAGTTTTGATCGAGTCAAAAATCACCCAACTTAAACCACTCACATCAAACTTATTACTCAAAGAAGCATATGTATTCATCTTCTAACCCACGAGGAGCGATTTCCACAACCTATGACTCAACAGGCTCTTCGACAATGAGGCATCCAACTGATCACAAGAGAGGTTTTGTCTAGTGCACCGCTCAATTGATCAACTTACACAATCGATCAACACCCACCGGAAGATCAAGGGCAAACTTCTTGATCATCCACTAGTTTCTGCATGTCCATGTACCCTACCATGAGACTAGAAACTCGACTTTCCTTAAGCTCGCTCGAAACCAAACCAACTTAATCCATCCATACCCAAATAATACTTCTCCATGTGTAAGAAGGATTCTTTCCAAGGGGAGCCTTGAGAAAGGAAACACCATTGAAATACCTCCCCTTAAGAACTTTACCTAGGAGACCGTTTGGATTTTTCCAAAGGCGCCAACTTTGTGTCGGCCAACATTGCTTGGTTGAAAAGAAAGAAGTCCTTAAAACCTAGGTCACCCCTCCATTTACTTTTACAAAAAATTTTCCAACTAAGCCAGTGGAATTTCTTAACCTTAGAACTCAAACCCCATCAAAACTGAACATAACAGCAAGTGAGATCATTATAGATGTTGATGGAAAGTCTGAAACAACTCATACCGTAATTGAGAATGGTTTGAGCCACAACATTGATCAAGATCTCCTTCCTCCAAAGGAGAAAAACTTCGCTTTCGAACCTTGCAAAATCTTCCAAAGTTTTTCTTTTAGCTTTCTAAACTCCTTAGATTTGTTTCGTTCGAAATGAGAAGACATGCCTATATACTTTCCAAGAGAGTTAGCAATCTTGACCCCCCAACCCCCTCCCAACCTGAGTGGGCTTGTCACTAGCCAGCTAAAGACTACAACAAACTTGCTAAGGTTAATTGTCTGACCCGATGTGCACTCATAGTCATTCAGGACCTATTTTTATGGCCTGACAATCCCTCTCAAGAGCCCAACAAAAAATCAAACTATTATAAGTGAAAAACAGGTGAGAAATAGAAGGGAATAACATGTTAATCTTCAAACTGTAGAAATTGTCCTTCGACTCCTCTCTAGCCAAAAGAGTAGATAGACCTTCAGAATACAGAAAGAACAGGTAAGGGAATATCGGGTCCCCTTGTCTAATACCCCTCTAAGGATAGAATGCCTTAGAAAGGCACCCATTAAGAAGCACCGAAAAATCCACATGCTTAATACAATTCATAATTTTATCAATCCAGTCCTTTGAGAAGCCAAACTTAGACATCTTGTTACTTTTTGAATGAGTGTGTTTTGTTGCAAATTTTAgcatattatttatttgtatcatatatttataaatatagagTATAAACTATTTCAATGTGCTCAACATGATTTATAACTAATAAACAAAAATGAAGTCTCAATATCCATAAAAAACCTCTCCGCACAAGAAACAAATAAtacaataaattataaaatttataaacatATGCAATGCACATCTATGATTACTAGTTATTAAAAAAAGCAAAACTTCATATACATATAGACttttttcctaaatttataaactaatcaaatataaaagaacaTGGCTTTTGAATATCCGTGGTTCAAATCTacacagaaaagaaaaaaccaattTTGGAAAATAGTTTCTactacaaaaaagaaaaggaaataagaaaaTTGATTCGATGGAGTGTCATAGACGATTATACCACTTTAGCATTCACAAAAAATGATGAACGTAATTGGAACAAACAAAATCTCTCAAAAAGACctccacgtggcctcttccaatTCGTCTATCAGCAGATTAGAATACATGATGGCACATCCGATTACTCTCTAAACGACCTCGATCgcgcctctctctctctctctcatcgTTTTTCCTTCTCCTCCTCTTCACGGCCACCAACCTCCGTCACTTCAGGCTTCGCCAGTCACCGGCCGGTAAAGACCGTAAACGAATTGAATATGCTTACTTCCATGTTTTCCTTTTTGTTAATTCTCTTCTTTTTCAGTTTCTAGGGTTTAATTCTGTTTTTCTTTCTCTATGATGCCATAGGGCTCTGGTTTTATTCgattgtagtttgtaattgcggtgttattttttgttatttaatgaTATATGCGTTTAAAATGGGATTTGGGTTTGTTAGTCCTCGGTGTATTGAGTTTCTTAACTATGAAAAGTTTTATGCTTTCTGTTTAAAATgtgacatttttttttccttattgtCATTTGCAAcgtttttaatttaattactttgtTTTGTTTCTAAACTATAggttttgtttccttttctgtTTACTACAAAGGAATTTTGGTGTTAAATGTGTGGGAATTGACAGTGTGATCATGATAAAGTGAGGTGCTTATCGTATTTTAGATGCTTGAATAAAGTGATTTTATATGTATTGTACTGTTAGCAATAATAACTTGTACGATGGATTGCACTTGTTAGATATAAGCATCTTCCAAGATGTTTATTGCTTTATGGAGATTTCAACAGTTTGTGGGTTGGACTCCCATTCCGGGTTCTGCTGATTTTGATGTTGGCCTTTCGCTTTCAAAGGCAATTAGTCactaaataataaagtttttgagGTTCAGTTTGTTGGTGGCTGAACCTAGAAAGGTCAATTCCAATTATTTTCTGTTGAGATATTGAGAGTCCTACATTAGAAAACCAAGAAGACTTACAAGATAGATGAACTACTCCTCTCATAgccaattgattttgagatgAAACCTCATTCTATCAAACATGGTACCAGAGCCCATTAAACCCAAACGGATATTCGGTCCAAGATAGGTGAACTCAAAGAGGCACTATCTTGAGGGAGCATGTTAAGATGTTGAAAGTCTCATATTAGGAAAACCAAGGAGGCTCACACTCCTTATAAGATAGATGAGCTACTCCTCTCATCTccaattggttttgagatgaaACGCTATACTATCAAACACTTTCTTTCAAAGGAGACACCTGCTTACGTGTCTATGATCCGCAACCTCAGCAATGTGATATTTGGAAAGAAATTGAGCAAGGTTTTTGATCACGTTCTTCTTCACTTCTTaactcttctctctctctcttctttcttgTGTAATCTTTCTGTCTCCAAATGCTTTTAGGTGGATTCACTGTTAACTTCTGGTGGTATGTTGTTGGAGCCGTTTGCAGTTATGTTAGATTAAGGACAATGGTGACTTTTTGGAATGTTGACTACCTCTCCATCTTTCAGGAAATCTAGACACTGATGCGCAAATTTGAAAATGTGGCAGATGTTAATGAGTTTTGGAATAGGTCTTTCTAATATTAACTTCTCGTGGCCTTTTGTTACTAAATATTTATGGAGTGTGTGTCTTGGGTTTTGGGACAAAGTGAGGTTTTGTGAAGACTTTTGTCACCATGTGGTGAAAAGTGTCCACATCAGTAATTTATAATTGACTGTTTGTTTTCTCTTTCGTGAGCTCTTACAGACTGCAACTTAATGAtattttttggtttgaaaatttGTTGCAGATTGCACTTAAATTGCACTAGGAGCAAAAATGAATGGCCTTTTCCCTTTTATATTGGGTACATAACTTGGATTCGCATTGGATTAAATGGATGAAATGGTTGAGGTTGATGGGTTAGCCCATCCTGCAGTTGTAGATGATAGTGATGTTGACCCTCATGAAGGTGAAATTAATACTGTTGAAGACCATGAAGATGGAATTATCGAACCTTTTGTAGGCATGGAATTTGAATCTGAAGGCGATGCCAAGACCTTCTACGATGAGTATGCTAGACGCTTTGGTTTTAGTTCAAAACTCGGCCAACTTAGTCGTTCTAAATCTGATGGAACTATAGTTGCTAGAGATTTTGTATGTGGTAGAGAGTgttcaaaaagaaaatcagCTGATAGTTGTGATGCAATGCTTAGGATAGAGTTGAAAGATCAGGATAAATGGGTTGTCACAAAGTTTGTGAAGGAGCATAGTCATTCTACAGTCAATTCTAGTAAGGTGCAGTATCTACGGCCACGCAGACATTTTGCTGGTGCTGCAAAGACCATGAATGAAGCTTACACTGGTTCAGCAGGTGTTCCCAGTGGTGTCATGTCTGTATTAATGGATGACAGTCGTGTACCTGCAGAGAAAAATCGTGGAGGTAGAACTACATCTCAAGCAGAAGCTAATCGGTCGCTTAATAATGCGTCAACTATCAATTATGCCATCAGGAATGCTGGTCGAAAGAGGACACTGGGGAGGGATGCTCAGAATATGCTggaatattttaagaaaatgcaGTCTGAGAATCCTGGATTTTTTTATGCCATACAACTTGATGAAGATAATCGAATGGCTAATGTATTTTGGGCGGATGCAAGGTCTCGAGCAGCATACAGTCATTTTGGTGATGCAGTTACATTGGATACAATGTACAGAGTTAACCAATTCAGAGTTCCATTTGCTCCATTCACTGGAGTGAACCATCATGGTCAGACAATTTTGTTTGGATGTGCTTTACTTCTTGATGAATCTGAGGCTTCTTTTGTTTGGTTGTTCAAAACATTTCTAACTGCAATGAATGATCGTCAGCCCGTTTCAATTACCACTGATCAAGACAGAGCCATACATGTAGCTGTTGCTCAAGTGTTTCCAGAAGCCCGACACTGCATTAGTAGATGGCATGTCTTAAGGGAAGGCCAGCAAAAGTTAGCTCATGTATGTCTCACACATCCAAATTTTCAAGTTGAACTTTACAATTGTATCAACTTGACTGAAACTATTGAGGAATTTGAGTCAGCTTGGAATTGTATCATCGAAAAATATAATTTAGGGAGAAATGATTGGCTCCTATCATTATATAATGCACGCGCTCAGTGGGTTCCTGTATATGTCCGTGATTCATTTTTTGCTGTTATATCTCCTAATCAAGGATATGATAATTCCTTTTTTGATGGATACGTGAATCAGCAGACCACATTACCATTGTTCTTTAGACAGTATGAAAGAGCTTTAGAAAATTGGTTTGAAAAGGAAATAGAAGCGGACTTTGATACAATGTGCACTACACCAGTACTGAGGACACCATCTCCTATGGAGAAACAGGCAGCAAATCTTTATACGAGGAAAATTTTCGCAAAATTTCAAGAGGAGCTTGTTGAAACTTTTGTCTATACTGCTAATCGAATTGAAGGTGATGCAGCTCTTAGCACTTTCAGGGTTGCTAAATTTGAAGATGATCAGAAGGCATATGTTGTCACATTGAATTATCCAGATATGAGAGCTAATTGTAGTTGTCAAATGTTCGAGTATTCAGGCATTCTTTGCAGACATGTATTGACCGTCTTCACAGTAACTAATGTACTTACATTACCATCTCATTACATCTTGAAAAGATGGACAAGGAATGCAAGGAGTGGACTTGGATCGGATGAGCGTGCTATTGAGTTACATGGCCAAGAGTCTTTATCATCAAGGTTCAATACTTTATGCCGAGAAGCAATCAGGTATGCAGAGGAAGGGGCAACTGCTCCAGAAACTTATAATGTTGCCATGACTGCACTTAAAGAAGCTGGGAAAAAAGTGGCCATTGTCAAGAAGAATGTAGCAAAAGTTACACCTCCTAGCTCTCAGGTTAGTGGGGCTGGCTATGATGAGAGGAAGACCTCAGCTTCAGCATCAGATACGACTCCGCTGTTGTGGCCTCGTCAAGATGAAGTTATGAGACGATTTAATCTTAATGATGCTGGTGCTCCTGTTCAATCTATTGCTGATTTGAATTACCCACATATAGCACCTGTGTCCCTTCACCGGGATGATAATCCTCCCGACCACATGGTTTGTTCATTTAATTTTGCTTATTTCTTAGTTCAGAATTGTGAGCATGGGTACAGTATCTAATATTGCCTATTTGGTTAGGCTGTTCTTCCTTATCTGAAATCAATGACTTGGGTGATGGAGAATAAAAATTCAACCACAGGAAATAGAGTTGCTGTTATCAACCTGAAGGTACTAAAAGacataattttcttttcctcGACTGTGATTTCATAGAACTTTCAAGAAGTTATGATATCTTTAGGTTGGCTGTTCTGATCTCATTTGCTTAACTTAGCTCTGATCCGGGTTGCTACTATTATAATTCAGTACATATTTGAAATTCACTGCCCCGCCTACTGTTAGTAAGCTTCTTTGTTACAATTTCCCATTGTAGCTGCAAGACTACAGTAGGAGTCCGTCTGCTGAATCAGAAGTTAAGTTTCAACTCTCTAGGGTTTCACTGGAGCCAATGCTGAGGTCTATGGCATACATCAGTGAACAGCTATCGACACCAGCTAACAAAGTTGCTGTCATCAACTTGAAGGTACAATACCaaatacatttaattttttaaaagttaccTGATCTGTATGTCTCATATAAGTGCTAGGTTCTAGTAATGGAACAATGTATGATCTCTTGCTAAATATTAGCAATGATCCTATTTTAGAAGCACGAAGGATATCTAGTGTTCTTCTTTTCATGGTTCGGGAGGGTGTTTACATGACTCTTAAGAGTTCTGGTGTCTCTTTATGTATGCTCTATGTACATTACATTTTTACTTATAAATGCGCTGTGGTTACTCATTCTGTAAGCTATAGGTGCTATATTTTACTCATAAATGCATGTTCTGAAATCTATTCCATCTCAGCTCCAAGATACTGAAACAACTTCTGGAGAGTCCGAGGTTAAGTTTCAGGTCTCTAGAGATACATTGGGTGCAATGTTAAGGTCAATGGCCTACATTCGTGAGCAGCTTTCAAATGCTGTGAGTATTTTTTTGCCAAGATCTtgtctttcttgttttcttttcctttttgttgCTAGTTTTCAGAGGATCATGGCAACTGTTTTAATGTTAATCCATTTGTCAACACACATATATAAGTGGATAACTTCAACAACGAACTGCTGATTACCCATTTGGAGTTTCTATACATTTCCATGTACATTGCGATGTTTTGTTGATATCCCCTAAGGAATTGACAATGCAACATTTTGAGATCACTTGAATCTTTGGAAGTTTAGAAAGGGAAGTGGAAATTATTGGTCCACATAGTGAACTTATGGAAAAATTTGTTGGTTTGATATGGTCCTAATATTGTTTCCCTTCTTTATGTGGTGGATGAAAAGGTTCTGAATCTTTGCGACATTTTACAAGCACCTTTTTGAAATGTTACGACATCGGCAAATTTCAATTAAAGAGTGGTTACTGAAGACTTAGTAGGGATTGTGTACATCCATCCTCAGAACCACGATTTTTACAATAAAAAGGAGAAAATAATTAGGTTGCTACTTGCTAGGATTACATAAATAAGGCAGATAGGATTTTGTTTGTGAACGTCTAGTAGCTAAATGAGTATCTAGCTTTCCAAGTGTCTTAAAAGTTGACTGGAGTTTCTTGGACTCGATTTATCGGAAGTGTTTTGCAAATATCaagtaataaaattttaaacaatgatccctaaaccctaaactctcCAAGAGTGTTTGAACAACTTACACAGTGACTAATCTCATAACGCAATTAACTTGAACCTACGATATTTGGTTGTTAGAAAACTCGTGAAGTTTTAATATCTTAAATAAGTGGCCGCCATCAAGATTAAACCAGTCCCTCCCAGTCCCATGATTCTTTTCTTCAACCAATTTTTCATCCATGAAATCACCAAGTGATTATGTTTTATTCTCTTATTGTTTATATAGTTAATTATATCCTCACATTAACAGCCATCCATTTTCATATATTTtgattctctctcttttctccTCAAAGAGCGGAAAGAAATTGTAATTTGAGGAGAACCAGTCCCAAAAAGTCTGATTGGGTGTCTAGAATGCTGTTTATAACTTTTGAATGTCTGAACTGTGCTTTTTTCTGTTCTTACTTGTATCAACTCTTATTTGACAGGCTGAGTCAGAACCTCTTCCAAAAAAGCAAAGAAAGTAAGGATCTCACAGAAACAACTGCACATCTTACACATCCTATAGTCCCAATGGTGATGGCTAAAATGCTTGCTAAATCTCTGAAGATTCAAGAATGATTTACCCCCACCCTCTTTCATTTTTAGTCTAGGCTATCAACATTTCCCTCAATAAGATGTACATGTAACACTAGATTCAAGCATCCAATGGTCCTAAGTGTCATCTTGTTAGGGGGAGTCAGGGACCATATGTTATGATGCCTCCATCCAATAGAATAGCTAGCTCCACTAAGTTGTGCTTGTTTTCTTCTCAATTCCCGACAATTCTTGGAGATTGCTGGCTACCTCCGGCATCAGTTGCTGCTGAATGAACTGTCATTTTTCCATTCTTTGTTGAAGCTGCCCTGCTCTCGGTGCAACTGAGTCTGAGCTTTCGACCTCCTTGCTTTCTGATAAAAATGGAGATTGCCACAATCTGAAGCCGAAGAATCTGATACTCACTTGAGTCGCTAACAAAGATTCCCCCCTGTTTTTCACGTTTGCAAAGAGGGTCCGCCATGTATTGTACATAAGGGTCATTGATATGTCTGCTCAAATGTGATAAT
The sequence above is drawn from the Cucumis melo cultivar AY chromosome 2, USDA_Cmelo_AY_1.0, whole genome shotgun sequence genome and encodes:
- the LOC103492465 gene encoding protein FAR1-RELATED SEQUENCE 3, which produces MDEMVEVDGLAHPAVVDDSDVDPHEGEINTVEDHEDGIIEPFVGMEFESEGDAKTFYDEYARRFGFSSKLGQLSRSKSDGTIVARDFVCGRECSKRKSADSCDAMLRIELKDQDKWVVTKFVKEHSHSTVNSSKVQYLRPRRHFAGAAKTMNEAYTGSAGVPSGVMSVLMDDSRVPAEKNRGGRTTSQAEANRSLNNASTINYAIRNAGRKRTLGRDAQNMLEYFKKMQSENPGFFYAIQLDEDNRMANVFWADARSRAAYSHFGDAVTLDTMYRVNQFRVPFAPFTGVNHHGQTILFGCALLLDESEASFVWLFKTFLTAMNDRQPVSITTDQDRAIHVAVAQVFPEARHCISRWHVLREGQQKLAHVCLTHPNFQVELYNCINLTETIEEFESAWNCIIEKYNLGRNDWLLSLYNARAQWVPVYVRDSFFAVISPNQGYDNSFFDGYVNQQTTLPLFFRQYERALENWFEKEIEADFDTMCTTPVLRTPSPMEKQAANLYTRKIFAKFQEELVETFVYTANRIEGDAALSTFRVAKFEDDQKAYVVTLNYPDMRANCSCQMFEYSGILCRHVLTVFTVTNVLTLPSHYILKRWTRNARSGLGSDERAIELHGQESLSSRFNTLCREAIRYAEEGATAPETYNVAMTALKEAGKKVAIVKKNVAKVTPPSSQVSGAGYDERKTSASASDTTPLLWPRQDEVMRRFNLNDAGAPVQSIADLNYPHIAPVSLHRDDNPPDHMAVLPYLKSMTWVMENKNSTTGNRVAVINLKLQDYSRSPSAESEVKFQLSRVSLEPMLRSMAYISEQLSTPANKVAVINLKLQDTETTSGESEVKFQVSRDTLGAMLRSMAYIREQLSNAAESEPLPKKQRK